The window cacgcgccggccaaggcacgaccACACGTgtctggcacactgacggcgtcagttaacgccatcaggaatattccgttaacgccgttaggaatattccgtccaaactgacggaatattccgtcgtcttctccgacAAGGCTCCAGCGCCGGAAAATcgtgaaaatttcaaaatttcatatcttcttcgtttttcaaccaaatttcacaaaattggtaccaaaatgaagtttacaacgagaggaacaaatccataccactttcaagcaccaAAACACATGGGATCTcgtcgggaaaacaccaccaactccggccaaccttgaaagtcacgatcccgacgtccaaaaccttcaaacgaaccaccccgagcctcctaaggacctcaccaagctccttacaagcttgaaattcccaaaaacacaagaattaacgtgtgcatgaacagtgacaaaatcggggtatcccaagttcgacgtgaaaacgaaggtatccttacctgaaatgggtatggttgaacttctacggacctcacgagcatgaatttgtactttgtttcctcgatctgtgaagatttggagggttttggggtgtgtccgtacaaatgggaatggaaatgggagagagaaagggctcGGGACAGGGTGCAGGGCAAGGAAAGGGTGAAGGAagtgtgggagtgtgtgtgtggtctagAACCTGCcaacaaaaatcccaaaaacaaccacacaacgaaacaaccatgctaggggcaaaatcgtcatttcacccctacggttcgaaaatctggaacgggctgtcacatcacccactcccccacccctttagtgtaaaaagtaaatactatcgtttgctaaaaaaaaaaaattaaaaaaaaaaaagacaatgacACATGCACAATAATTTACTAACTGatcataaataaatttatatatatatgtaaatcaATTAGTACAAAAATGGACATTATTTAATTCAAAGTTAATTTATCCATAGTTTAAGTAAAATATAAACGAAGTATGTGCATATCAAAAATTTACAATTATCTTAGTCACTCTTATAAAAGACCAAGATTTTTTACACCAACAAATAGTACAcctattaattaaattttaaaatgttagactactttaaaaaaaaggaagatgGAAGCAATGTTTAAGTGTTATTCTCATTCTAGTGTCTTATTTCTCCACCcactttttaatgaaaattttaattataagttTGCCTATTTGTAAAATGACTGATAAGAACCTTAAAagatttgtaataaaaataggTTGGGGGTAAAAAGGTAACATGAGCCCTACTTGTATTCGGTTTTGGAAGAAATGGATAATATGTAACCCAAATTCACAAAAACAGACATTAAAGATGAGGATAGAAGAAAGTCTGAAAAGAGTGCATTTTCCAATTAAAAGGTAATAACTAGCAACTTATGATGATTGCATATTAATGATAGGTATTGGAGTGCATAATTGCATTAAGAGGGACATTCATTTGCTTATAGATTATCGTTGGGAAAatagtattttaattttttaagaataatggtgggtgggaaaagagcatattagaggttattttaggaataatagtgAAAGAGGAAATagcatttcaatttttgtttcaacTTTTTTGTGTGGATGAGATTATAATGTGAGTGGAAAAATAGGACATGTGGTGGGTCTAGcagctctataaaaaaatccttgaagctatttaatattacggtttagtggtatttttttttacttgtaagtaagatgttttaggttcgattctcgtcaaaaacaaatttgaatgatattattgctaacccattatgAGGTTAAGCTACCCcatctcttagtgtagataatatcatttgtttaaaaaaaaaatcgacaaAATTCATCATTGTTATagataataatatgatttgtTACTATAGTTAGAAAATTGTGACTTAAGTTGTAAATAATTTGTAACAGTAAGTTACTTTCTTGTCCACATGtcaacaaatttgaattttgagttttatttaaatgtttaatGATAGATGGATTTATGCTGAAGaaacaaaagttaaaaaggCTTATCTCTAAagaatcttttattttattttatgatattATATGTTCTATTGAAATTTGTTTATCAAATTAGAGTGTGCTATCcatacatctcattttactttttacacacattttgttaatttttatccgttgattttcttcaattcacctgtccgacggtcgaaaattagaagggtgtgtgaatatcacaccccatcaaatttcatatattttatcttatatattatatatatatatatatatatattgtataattaaGAAGTCTTTAGGGaggaatttctatttttttataaaaaagttgATTAGTTGTTGGGCTTACACCATATCGAATTTTAATGATTCAAACCGTTTCTTTTCAAGTtacacctcatagatcattcttgcaaaatattagccaaattgaaaatatttgaagcatctaattgagttcaaagaaattgacgaacactttgttctctaagaaacaatgaaatttcaatgtgataattaaataggaaaataatttcgaattaaattgaatttgtgtaaaaatgatttatgaatcgagacttacaaaattaataatttgaatCGTTGAAATCCAACATGAAGTGGGCCCTACAACTAGCTCTCATTTCTATCCAAAAGTGGGGATCCCTTTGGGCTGTGTATAattgtatatttgtttgtttatatatatatatatatatattttttttttttttttttgaacaaatgatattgtcTATACTAAGGGGGTGAGAAGtaagctaacaataatatgattcaaattcgtctaagtacgctcacttataagtgaaaaaaaatatcaccaaCCGTAATAcaaaattgtttgtttgtttataatttatgtTATTATTCTTTTAGCTTCTGGAATCTCCCCAACAAAAACCAAACACAACCCACTTTTATCTCTGTTTCAATCCTTTTCTTGTTTAGTTCTCCCCTTCATTGCATTCTCCAAACACAACCAAATCGATCTTGCTGAATTGGGTTCGCTGAAAGTTTCGTACTTTTCTGTTTTCTGGATTGgactggattggattggattggattgtgaGCATTTGAGCTGTGGTTGGATAGAAGAAATATGAGAGCGGTGAAAGGGACTAGTAATTATGCGAACACTTTGTGACTCCTGTGAAAGCGCTGCCGCAATCGTGTTTTGCGCTGCCGACGAGGCTGCTCTTTGCCGCGCCTGTGACGAGAAGGTATGACCTTTTTTACCATTTTGCTGTTAAATTTTccaatgtgtttttttttacagtGCCCAATTTGCAGTTTCATATGTTACACCAGGAAATCTAGgcaaaaaaaaagaactaattAATGATGTTTTTTGTTTGCTGGGTGCATATTGAACCACATTAGTTTGTTGAATTGTTAGTTGCTTCCATGTTTAACTAATGTGAGGTAGGCAAAAGTGGGTTAAGTCAGTTGGACCGCCTTTTTCGCGTAGATTCAGAATAGTGTGGAATTTACATTTGTTTTCATGTTTCTATATTCTCTGTACGGCTTGTATTCGAGATGCTTTAAACTGTTGATCCGGTGGCAGGTTCATATGTGCAATAAGCTTGCTAGCCGGCATGTTCGGGTCGGTCTTGCAACTCCCAGTGAAGTTCCCCGCTGCGACATTTGTGAAAATGGACCTGGTATGCAGACCTATTTTTCGATTCTATCGATTCCCTGCTGATATATGTCTTAATGTtgtttgaaagaaagaaaacaaaaataacgaCGCTTGTTCTATCTTCTTGGAAACTACTTGTAGCTTTCTTTTATTGCGAGATAGATGGAAGTTCCCTCTGTTTGCTATGTGATTTGATTGTTCATGTTGGAGGCAAAAGAATGCATGGAAGATATCTTGTACTGAGACAAAGAGTTGAGGTGGGTTTGTTGATCCTACTTAATAAGAAttggattattttatttttacctaGGTGTTGCGGATGACTTAAATGTTTTACACTGTTTGGTTGTTTCGTAGTTTCCAGGAGATAAACCTGGTAATATTGAGGACCCAGCTTCCCAACCCACTGATCCAGGCGAGACCAGAAGAGTACAACAACCCCATCCACCTAGAATGACAATTGGAGAGAACCTGCAAAATCATCGGGTGTCTCCTATTCGTGCTTCAGATGCCGATGCTGATGAGCATGTAAAGATGGATAAAAAATTGATTGATTTGAACATGAAGCCTCATCGGATGCATGTACAAGCTTCAAACAAGGAGGTTAGAGTGCTTTCATTATTTAGTACTGTCGGTTTGATCCTAGCACTGTTTTTGTTTTAGCATGTGTCTCAACCCTGCAAATGGAACTTTGTCACATTCGTATGGAATGGTTCCCATCTGTAACTGTAATTCActtggggtggggggggggaaCATTTTCACAAGTCTGCGTCATAGTTGCTTATTAGGGACGTGAGCAAAGTGGTTAATAAACTGCAAAAGTTTGTAATGTATGTGCAGCTAAACTAAGAACACAAGTCGGTTTACTTCATAAGCTAAGAAATTGAAGCCGGAAAGGCAGTTAAAATAGGAACTGCTAAGTTGAGAATTGCCATCTTTGTGTCTGAGAAGAAAAGAGTTTgcattttttatatatctatttGCATTTCACAAATATATAGTAGACACAGCTTGAACTCAAGTCCGTCTTTCGGATATCATGAGAGAAAAATGAGGTTATTAGAGAAATGACACTTCTGTGTTTTTGTGTCAATTATCCAATTTTAAATACTCACACGTCAAGTTACCGTTGTTCTACAACCTTGTGCATGACTCAACAGAACACATTCTCTCAATTGATACCTGAATCACTTGAACTAGATCAGTGCATAACCTGTTGGCTTTTCGTATTAATCAGGACTAGTATCGGCATATCTGGAAGCATCGGCTGGCGCAGATTACTTCACTAGCTAGTCGCAAAAAGGGTGCTTCCTGTATACCTTTCTTATATTGCTGCTTCACGTAAAACTGTAAAATGGGCATTTGATCATTATGTAGTTTAGTTGTGCAGAGGATATAATAGTAAAAAAgtatgggagttttaacgaaaagtccgtggtactgttcactttaacaaaaaatcacatttttacattaaaaagtcaattctggtactattcactttactctttattttgtccttatcattaaaactcaaagtttttaaatctttttcattagtttttctaaaaaagTATCCATAACTTTGCTTCAAAAGAAAGTTCTTCACTTGTATATGCAAAAGTTGAGGACCTTGTAATCGATCTGAAATTTGAGTGTTAAAAGTACTTGTTCAATTCTGAGAAAACGGTTTGAATAACATTATTCCACGTTATTTTTATTCAGAAGTATGCTTGTTTGGTATGGTTGACCCTAGAAATTACAAAGCATACATGGCGTGCTAATCGAGTCATTACTAAGCTAATTACGTCCTTTTGTTGATGGGGCATGTTAACTCGCGATCAATCTCGGTCGGACAGGTATAATAGGTGTGCTGGTGTGCTGTCGAACCTACTGTTGACTTCTGCACTGAGCAACTACAGTGACGAAAGGAACACTTTCAGCCTAGGGTTTTCGAACCTCATGACAAGGTTATTCAATACACTACTAAGTTCATGGTCTTTCGCATCAAGTTTATCAGCTTCGActatatttgtgaaaatatagGTGCACAAAATTCGTATCAAGCTGTACGGGCAAAGATGCTCAAGGGAGATGAATGTCTTTATGGTGAATGTCATTCGGCTGTCTGAATGTCAAACTTTGAAGTGCACCTAGGAGTAACCAATCATAGGACGCCTCATTTCGTTGAAAAGTTAATGAAGTGACCTCGTTCGGCAATAGAATCAAAGACTCATCGTCGACACCAACGAAACTCGAAGCAGTGTTAATCTAAATTAAAAATACTACTAGATCGTTTGAATTTTACGGTTCCAATGACGTTAATCCAAATTGAATATGTTTCCGGTTCTCAACACAGTACTGATAATGTAAACTGAAGATGTGATGATAAACGGTGAGgaatattagtatttttgtcAGAGTGCAAAAAGAAAATCTTACGTAGAACGAAGATTTTCGTGTAGAGCGTTGAGTTGAAAAGCTTTCTACGTCACAGAACCGCTTCCCATTTACAGGGGTAGATTTTGTGATGACCagaatttcaataaaaaaaactagtCCGCTATTTACTGCCGACGTGCCAATGTTGTATGTGAACACCTGCACAGCATGCATGACTGCTAGTTGCTGCAAACTTTCACAGACCAGCCACCAGCGCACCTCCGCCAATCAACCATCCCGAATTCCAATGCCGACGTCGTCTTCGTTCTCGCTCTTGCTAATGACGACGATGCTTTGGACGCTCGCTTCTGCCTTTATGAATCCCCGAACTTTTCTTCAGCTGGGGAGCTCGTCCGGAGCCAGAGGCACTGGCAATTACTTGACGACGGAGGAGTTCTGGTTCGATCAGACTCTCGACCACTTCTCGCCCTACGACCGCCGCAAATTCCCGCAGCGCTACTATGAATTTCTCGACTACTTCAGAACGCCTGACGGACCCATTTTTCTCAGAATTTGTGGAGAAGCGGCGTGCAGCGGCATTGCTAACGATTACCTTAGTGCAAGttctaatttttcaaatttttgtggaaaatttgtgaatttggaagaaagattgaaattttgGGAATTTAATGGAATCCCCATTGTGCAGGTGTTGGCTAAGAAGTTTGGGGCAGCTGTGGTTTCGCCTGAGCATCGATACTATGGAAAAAGTTCTCCCTTCAAATCGCATACAACGGAGAATTTGAGGTACTTGTCATCCAAGCAAGCTCTTTTCGATTTGGCAGTTTTTCGTGAGTTTTACCAGGCAAGCGCCAATTGTGAAATTTATGAATTTGTTGGAGATATTTTACCCAAATAAGCCTGTGATTTAcagttttcttttatattttattttgtgtgaatATTTGTAGAATTCGTTAAATGGGAAGCTGAATAAGACCAAGGGTGAAAATCCATGGTTTGTGTTTGGTGTTTCGTATGCGGGAGCTCTTAGTGCGTGGTTTCGGGTTAAATTCCCACATTTGACATGTGGAAGTGTTGCAAGTTCGGCAGTTGTTGAAGCTGTTTATGAATTCACTGAATTTGACCAGCAGGTGATCACTGTGTTAATTTGGCATTTTCGCCTTTAAGATGAAAGAATGAGATTGTAGTTTTTTTGTCTCTTCCTTAGACCCTTTTTCACTTAACTACAACACTCTCCGAATGCAGGTTGGTGAGTCTGCAGGTCCACAATGTAAAGCTGCATTGCAAGAAACTAAACGTCTTGTTGAACAAAGGCTTTCTACTGACCGGAAAGCAGTGAAGGCGTTGTATGGTGCAACGCAGGTTGGATTTTTCATCCTTTCTAGTCACCATTTGTAAACATGATGTACTTTAAAGCACAATCAAGATTCTCGCCCATAGGAGTTTCTTCTTGACTTCTCGCCTTGCATTAAGTCTTTGTGCAGCTTGATATTGATGGcgattttatgtattttctggCGGATGCTGCTGGTACAGTGGTAAATATTACTTCTTTCTTAGTTTTGTCACTCAGCTTACACTTTGTCAAACTAGTGGTGATTATTCGTTTAATAATTTGCAGTTTCAATCTGGAATTCCAGATAAGTTATGCTCCCCTCTTGTTCAAGCAAAGACAAATGAAGAGGATTTGGTGGTATGTTCCTCTTCATACCTTTCCATTTGGTTCTTTAATTGAAATAATCTTGGTCCACTGTGCTCTTTATGTAATCACAGAGTTATGTTCTATAATTAGCCCTCGGTTACTGAGCTTGTCTTACGGGCAACATGTATACCCTGCATTGTCCAAATAAATAACCCCTTTATGTCAAATCTCAAACTTCGAACTTAGCAGTAGTATGAAAATTTCATTCGATTTCCTTTGGTATTCGTAGTGTATGCTgtataatattttcattttaaacTTCAGTGAAAAGTAAGAATGATggataaaaaaaactatttcgTAACTTGTAAGCCGCCATGCCAATAATCGTGGTTCTTGGACTTAACTTTATGAAGATGCCTATATCAAGTTTCTTTATGTTTCTAATGGCAAAAACTTAATCCTCTTGCAGGAAACATATGCTAAATACGTTAAAGATCATTATCTGGGAAGTTTTGGCGTTGATGTTGAAACATATAATCAGAAGCACTTGAAGAATACTGCTGTTAGTGAGGGCAGTTCAGATCGATTGTGGTGGTTCCAAGTTTGTACTGAAGTTGCATATTTTCAGGTGGCACCTGCAAATGATAGCATCCGGTCTCCAAAAATTGACACAAGGCATGTttctgaaaatatttttaatctaaATACGATTTTTCTGTTATCTTTTTCTACAGACCGTAGAATGTCTGGTAGCTCCTGTATGCATCTCTGATTCATAGTTTACATTGTTGCAGATACCATTTGGACCTTTGCAAGAATGTTTTCGGAGAGGGCATCTATCCTGATGTTGTTGCAACAAATCTATACTATGGAGGCAAAAAAATTGCAGGTCAAGGACATTGATCTCTCTTTGCCTATCTATATGTTTTCCTCGTAATTGCATATTAATATTTCAATAGCATAAGTTCTATCTACGCTTTCATCTTGGCCCTCAACCTTACCCCTTCTCCTCCAGCCTTGCTGCCTACCAGAAAACCCCTAATAGCTGAAAGCATTTCTTACTACCAGATATGGCAtcgtttatttaatttttttggtcaaaagcatcattttttttttttttcgccaaAAGCATCATTTATTCATTTCTTGATTAGCATTCATTCACATGATCCTATGAAAACGAATCTGCAGGTTCAAAAATAGTATTTACAAATGGTTCACAGGATCCCTGGCGTCATGCATCCAAACAGACTTCATCTCCAGATAGTGAGTATCACATTTCTCACATAAGAAGTCTCACAATTGATGTCCTATGCATTGATGTGAAAATATTCGAACTATATTGTTTGTATCAGGTTTTATATTCCACACCAAATTGTAGACAGTCGTTTGTACCACAAAAACTTTCGGTCGATAGTTACATATGCAGTTTAAAACTTGTATTCTAATGATATTGCATGTCTACCGTGCCCTTATGACTTACATTGAACTATTATGTAAAATCGTTTTATAAGGGATAAAACACACTTTCACTAGATTTCCATATTTTTAGATCTTCCTAAACTGTCGTTtaaatcttttttgttttgaataaaCTTTCAGTGCCTTCCTATGTCATATCTTGCCATAATTGTGGCCATGGAACTGATTTGAGAGGATGTCCTCAGTTTCCCTTTCCCCCTAAAGGTATGttttatttgtgtgtgtgtgtgtgtgtgtttttatttGTCTGGAATTCTAGTTTGATAGTGGAAGTGTTTGTCTGCTTATTGTTTGTGAATGGCGTTAAAGTGCATCAAAGTTGGATAATTTGAATCCGAACATGATTTTCATGGATGGCTGGCTGTGCTTGATAGTTTCCATGTTGACGATGTTATATTTATTAGGGTTTATGATTGTGTTTCAGGCAATTCCCAGAACTGCAGCAACCCTGATGCAGTCAACAAAGTAAGGCAACAAATTGTGGAACATATTGGCGTGTGGCTTTCTGAATGCCAAGACACTGGTAGGAGTTACATGTAATGCGTATTTATCTGATGCGGGGAACTAGTTCTACAACAACAGCAGCCACCTAGAATGACAATAGGAGAGAACCCGCAAAATCACCCGGGAGTCTCCTATTCTTGTGCCGGATGCCAATGCCGATGGACGTGTAAAAGTGGATACTAAATTGATTGCTTTGAACGTGAAGCCTCATCGGATGACAAGCTTCAGACAAAGAGGTTAGAGTGTGTTTAGTACCATCTGCTTGATCCTGGGTCTGTTTTGATTATAGCATGTATCTCAACCCTGCAATGTTTGACAATTTgatcaaaacttgatttttagGTCTTCTTTTAAAGATTGGctcttaaaaaaataactaaattatattttttttaagtcatCTAATGGTTAtccaataaataaatgaattatGTTTTTCGATTAAACACTAAAATTATGGCAACGCTAGTCGAACTGTTATTGATTTCtgatttggttaattttgtGCAAAATTAACCTTTAAGGGTTACTTAGAGAATAGACGATTTTTGAGTATCAAGTAACGTTGCATAAtcgttttccaaaaaaaaaaaaaaattagaaagaaaaagtcCGATTAACAAGGATGGTAACATGCCCACCTAAAGTATTTGAATTTTCAAGGTAATATGTTCGTGACACTGATTACGTCTTGTCTTTCGTTTTcgttgatgtttttttttcgtGGGTTTAGGTTTTGTCTTTCGCTtgtatttttctattttcattttagtatttaataaaatttggaGATAGAGGACGGGGATGGTTGATTTATTAGGAAGTGAGCTCTGACTATTCATTCTAAGTAGGAAGGAAGTAGCCTACTTTGTAGTAAATGGTTGATTCCGagattttggttcttttttacTGTCTTGCGTGGATTTAAAAAATAAGGCTATTATTATGGTCCAGTGACAAAATCTTATACGGAGTTTGACTCGCCTAATCCACAACTgcccttaaaaaaataaaataaaaaataaaaaatcttccAAACAAATGATACACAACAAAAAGTGATTCTTGTACAAGCACTTCCAAAAAAGTGATTGATTCCAATTTTTGTTCTTAGTATCCACACGAGACAACAGAATCAGAGTCAGCAGCCCACAAGAAGGCCCACCAAATTTTGGTCTGGTCCCTAATCCCTCCGTTACTGTACAAACCGGCCCCGGTCTAAATAAAACCGAAACAAAATCTAATTAAAATCAAGGACAGTAACGGATTGCTGCACTTGTTTTTTCTGTTGAGACTTTGACATACCGACCACCGGCGGCGTATCAACTACCCGATTCCGATGACGCGACTTCCGATGAAGACGTCGTTTTCGTTctcattctccttcttcttcacgATGATGCTCTGGGCGCCGCTCTCTTATGGCTTTGTGAATCCCCGAATACTTCTTCAGCTGGAGAGCTCGTTGGGAAGCGGCGGCGGCAAGCACTTGACGAAGGAGGAGCTTTGGTTCGATCAGACAATCGACCACTTCTCGCCGTACGACCGCCGCAAATTCCCGCAGCGATACTACGAATTTCTCGAATACTTTAGACCTTCCGACGGACCCATTTTCCTCAAAATTTGCGGAGAATCCTCGTGCGGCGGCATCTCCAACGACTATCTGAGTGCAAGTCCTTGGttttcttgaaatttttgttgtaaaatttgtaaatttggaagaaaaatggaaaattttggAGATTTTATTGAATTGTCTATGTGCAGGTTTTGGCTAAGAAGTTTGGGGCAGCTATCGTTTCTCCCGAGCATCGATACTATGGAAAGAGCTCTCCTTTCAAATCTCATACGACACAGAATTTGAAGTACTTGTCATCCAAGCAAGCGCTTTTCGATTTGGCGGCATTTCGTGAATTTTATCAGGCAAGAAATTGCTGAATTTGCTGCCTTGAATTAAAAAGTTTACCCAACTGAGCTTGGAATTTACTGGCttttttgttgtgattgtttaGAATTGGTTAAATGTGAAGCTGAATAGAACCAAGGGTGACAATCCGTGGTTCGTGTTTGGTGTTTCTTACTCGGGAGCTCTTAGTGCGTGGTTTCGTGTTAAGTTTCCGCATTTGACATGTGGAAGTCTTGCAAGTTCTGCAGTTGTGGAAGCGATTTATGATTTCACTGAATTTGACCAGCAGGTGTCTGATCACTCTGTTAATTTGGCCTTTTTCTCTTTGCCCTTAGGACGAGAATGAAATTGTAGTTTCT of the Pyrus communis chromosome 1, drPyrComm1.1, whole genome shotgun sequence genome contains:
- the LOC137715667 gene encoding B-box zinc finger protein 19-like isoform X2 codes for the protein MRTLCDSCESAAAIVFCAADEAALCRACDEKVHMCNKLASRHVRVGLATPSEVPRCDICENGPAFFYCEIDGSSLCLLCDLIVHVGGKRMHGRYLVLRQRVEFPGDKPGNIEDPASQPTDPGETRRVQQPHPPRMTIGENLQNHRVSPIRASDADADEHVKMDKKLIDLNMKPHRMHVQASNKED
- the LOC137715667 gene encoding B-box zinc finger protein 19-like isoform X1 — protein: MRTLCDSCESAAAIVFCAADEAALCRACDEKVHMCNKLASRHVRVGLATPSEVPRCDICENGPAFFYCEIDGSSLCLLCDLIVHVGGKRMHGRYLVLRQRVEFPGDKPGNIEDPASQPTDPGETRRVQQPHPPRMTIGENLQNHRVSPIRASDADADEHVKMDKKLIDLNMKPHRMHVQASNKEVRVLSLFSTVGLILALFLF
- the LOC137715030 gene encoding probable serine protease EDA2, with amino-acid sequence FVQLDIDGDFMYFLADAAGTVFQSGIPDKLCSPLVQAKTNEEDLVETYAKYVKDHYLGSFGVDVETYNQKHLKNTAVSEGSSDRLWWFQVCTEVAYFQVAPANDSIRSPKIDTRYHLDLCKNVFGEGIYPDVVATNLYYGGKKIAGSKIVFTNGSQDPWRHASKQTSSPDMPSYVISCHNCGHGTDLRGCPQFPFPPKGNSQNCSNPDAVNKVRQQIVEHIGVWLSECQDTGRSYM